From Toxorhynchites rutilus septentrionalis strain SRP chromosome 2, ASM2978413v1, whole genome shotgun sequence, a single genomic window includes:
- the LOC129768320 gene encoding putative tRNA pseudouridine synthase Pus10 — protein MIEELEVYNYLRSVDCCRVCCLRFLNGRADDFINIEDALEKRNISSSSDGQGSPPKKVRENTCVACLGLFESELLENLLTEICSSASFKEYDCQAFSSSISLPLVLHLRQLSLWIDLLERFPNRYDNSSSPPDVTVKDAFKMILNRKLEEKLKRPFSTNGVMVNVFFKYADEERELLLLEKVKPEVFVDRKAKKHCRKEFLTRNAFEKHFTPSNLSLKLYREHISVPPAVNDDKLELEMVNFTGPTIFLAGRYNKISRELSQTPWVIDGKRKMENSVQEIMASVVAPYFRVPDDSLIFSSSGREDVDVRCLGEGRPFVLEIPNTYKDYLQESVAAEMEMAIERSKKISVRDLQLVSREELVHIKHGEMDKRKFYRALCVIEKPVTVAVLQALNVEEPFEIEQWTPLRVLHRRPLLSRPRTVYSVKASACRSNERVLIVDIVTQAGTYIKELVHSDFGRTKPSLRSIIGQPIDIHALDVMAIDLDWPKKLRR, from the exons ATGATTGAAGAATTGGAAGTTTATAACTACCTTCGATCGGTGGATTGCTGTCGTGTATGTTGCTTGCGCTTCCTGAATGGAAGAGCAGATGATTTCATCAATATTGAAGATGCTCTCGAAAAA AGGAACATATCATCTAGTAGCGATGGTCAAGGCAGTCCGCCGAAAAAGGTCCGCGAAAATACCTGTGTCGCCTGTTTAGGTCTATTCGAATCCGAGCTGTTGGAAAATCTGCTAACGGAGATATGCTCCAGTGCGTCTTTCAAGGAGTACGACTGTCAGGCTTTCTCCAgctcgatttcgcttcccctaGTTCTTCACCTGCGGCAGCTGTCGCTTTGGATTGATCTACTGGAGCGGTTCCCAAATAGATACGATAACAGCTCATCGCCGCCGGATGTTACCGTGAAGGATGCTTTTAAGATGATCCTGAATCGAAAGCTGGAGGAGAAATTGAAGAGGCCATTTTCCACCAACGGAGTCATGgtcaatgtttttttcaagtatGCCGACGAAGAGCGAGAACTGTTGTTGCTTGAGAAGGTAAAGCCGGAAGTATTCGTCGATCGCAAGGCGAAGAAACACTGTCGGAAGGAATTCTTAACCAGAAACGCATTCGAGAAGCATTTCACACCGAGTAATCTCAGTTTAAAATTGTATCGAGAGCACATTTCAGTTCCTCCTGCTGTAAACGATGATAAGCTAGAGTTGGAGATGGTGAATTTTACGGGACCAACGATATTTCTTGCCGGAAGGTATAATAAAATATCTAGGGAGCTTAGCCAAACGCCTTGGGTAATTGACGGGAAGcgaaaaatggagaatagtgtaCAGGAAATCATGGCTTCAGTTGTGGCGCCTTACTTCCGTGTTCCGGATGatagtttaattttttcatcGAGTGGAAGGGAAGACGTGGACGTTCGTTGTCTTGGCGAAGGGCGACCCTTCGTGCTGGAAATTCCTAACACATATAAGGATTATCTACAAGAATCAGTAGCCGCTGAGATGGAGATGGCTATCGAGAGGTCTAAAAAG ATATCCGTCAGAGACCTGCAGCTGGTCAGTCGCGAAGAATTGGTACACATCAAACATGGCGAGATGGATAAGCGAAAGTTTTACCGGGCTTTGTGTGTAATTGAGAAACCCGTAACGGTAGCGGTGCTGCAAGCACTCAACGTTGAGGAACCGTTTGAGATTGAACAGTGGACTCCGCTGAGAGTCCTTCACCGAAGACCATTACTCTCTCGCCCGAGGACTGTATATAGCGTGAAGGCGTCCGCTTGCCGGAGCAACGAACGAGTGTTGATTGTAGATATTGTGACGCAGGCTGGAACCTATATTAAGGAACTGGTACACAGTGATTTCGGACGGACCAAGCCAAGCCTCCGAAGCATCATTGGGCAACCGATTGATATTCATGCGCTGGATGTTATGGCTATCGATTTGGATTGGCCCAAGAAGCTGAGAAGGTGA